The window ATGGAGAATGTTTTGGAATGCTTTGGGTGCCAACAAAATATTACAAAGAGGCTAAACGTGCAGTTGATTCAAAATAATCTATTCGAGGATGAATAATCTCTATTTACTTCTCGATTTATTTGTTATTCTAGGCCCCCTGTCTTTAAGCTTCGATAAACGTGTTTCATTTTATGAAAAGTGGAAGTACATTTTTCCGGCAATAGCTTGCATGATGCTTATTTTTATTCCGTGGGATAGTGCATTTACCTATTACGGAATTTGGGGATTTAATGATAGATACATTCTCGGACCTACTCTTTTTTATTTGCCTATAGAGGAATGGCTTTTTTTTCCGGCAACACATTACGCTTGTTTGTTTATATATGAGTGTGTCGGAGCTTACTTTAAAAAAGATATTCTAGACAAATACTATAAAATAGTTTTGGCACTTTTTGTACTAGTTGGTATTGGGTGTGCAATATTGGTTCCCACTCAATTGTATAGCAGTTTAAAAATGGGCGGAGCTGCGCTAGTTGCCGCTGTAGTTTTGTTTTACTATAAGCCAATTTGGTTAAATAAATTTACCGCAGCGTTTTTACTATCTATTCTTCCATTTCTACTAATGAACGGATTATTAACAGGCGCTTTTATAGAGCAAGAAATAGTGTGGTATAATCCTAACCATATATTTAATATTCGAATAGGAACCATTCCGGTTGAGGATTTATTTTATAATCTTTTTATGCTGCTTACAACAGTTACTTTTTACGAATGGTTTAGAAAGCTATATTAGTTGTGCTAAAAATCAGCACAATGTAAATCGTTTTACAGAAACGTTCGGCTCGTTTTCTTTTGATAAAACAATAGTGTCAAACCACATAGACAGTGGGCGTGCATATACACTGCCAAAGTGAATCGATTTGTAAATTACAAGTGTTTCGTTGTTTTCGCTATGGGTGGCCAATGTTAAAACTTCGTATTTCCCGCCCTTGTAATGTTTGTAAACTTTCCCTATTTCAGGATATTCCTTAATTTGATTTTTTGACTCACCCGCCATCTTGTATGTACTAATGATTAGTTGATGTGATTTAATTTCTAAGTAGTTCTCCCAACGAGCTTTCGTACTTGCCTTTAAAGTTGCTTATTTCGCCCCAGCTTTCTTCATCTACTTTTATTGTTTTTTCTGTTACTTCTCCTATAAAGTTGAATTCAACTTCTTGATTCATCATAAACTCAATAAACGTATCTTCTTTTTCTTGGGCTACACTAACTACAATTCTGCTTTGCGACTCTCCAAATAAAAATGCATCTTTTCGTAACATATCGTCTGTGCTAATATCAAAACCTAACTGGTTTACAAATGCACTTTCTACAAGTGTTACAAATAATCCACCATCCGACACATCGTGAGCGGTTTCTATTAATCCTGCTCTTATCAAAGCTTTGGTTGCATGTTGAACGTTGAATTCTTCGTCCAAGTTAAAGTAGGGTGCAGGTGTGTTTTTTATGTTGTGAAAAGAGTAAACATATTCTGAACTGGAAATATCATTTCTTGATTCACCGATTAAATAAATTAAGTGTCCGGCTTTTTTAAATCCAATTGGAGTAATATTTTTTTTGTCTTTTATTAATCCCAACATTCCAATCGTTGGAGTAGGGAAAACAGGTCCTTCGTAAGAAGACTGATTGTAAAAACTAACATTGCCTCCTGTAACAGGAGTTTTAAATTTTGTGCAAGCAGCCGACATTCCTTTAATAGAGCCCACAAATTGCCAATACACTTCTGGATTATATGGATTTCCAAAGTTTAAACAGTTTGTTACTGCACTCGGCTCTCCTCCGGAACACACAATGTTTCTGGCACATTCAGAAACTGCAATGGCGCAACCTATTTCAGGGTCGGCATTTACATAACGAGAGTTGCAGTCCACTTTCAATGCAAGTGCATTGTTTGAATCTTTAATATTTACTATAGCAGCATCCGATGGATTGTTGGTGCTCATATTTATTGTACCTACCATTGAGTCGTATTGCTCATACACCCACTTTTTAGAAGCAATGTTTGGATGAGAAACTAAAAAGGTAGCCACGTCTTTTAAATTTTCAGGCTGTTTTACTTGCTCAATCGAAAACTCTTTAGCTGCTGCATAATAAGCAGGCTCTACATAATCTCTTTTATATACAGGAGCTCCTCCGCCTAATACCAATGATTCTGCAGGAACTTGTGCTACTAGCTCATTATTCATGTAGTATTCCAATATATCGCCTTCTATCACTTCTCCAATTTGAACACAGTTTAAATCCCACTTGTCAAAAACTTTTTTTACAGGTTCTTCCATTCCCTTCTTCACAACAATAAGCATTCTTTCTTGCGATTCGGACAAAAGAATTTCAAACGGCAGCATGTTTGCTTGGCGAGTAGGAACTTTATCCAACCATATTTTCATTCCGTGTTTTCCTTTTGCAGACATTTCAGAGGTGGAACACGTAATTCCCGCGGCTCCCATATCTTGCATGCCAATTACAGCACCTGTTTTTATAACTTCTAACGATGCTTCGAGCAATAATTTTTCTTGGAATGGATCGCCCACTTGTACCGCAGGCAAATCTTTAGCCGACTCTTCGGTTAAATTAGCTGATGCAAAGCTAGCTCCATGTATTCCATCTTTTCCTGTTGACGAACCTACAATGAAAACCGGGTTTCCTGCTCCGTAAGATGTAGCAGAAACAGTTTCTCCCACTTTAACCAATCCTACAGACATTGCATTTACCAATGGATTTACATTAAAGCATTCATCAAAAAACACCTCGCCACCAACTGTCGGAATTCCAAATGCATTTCCGTAATCTCCAATTCCTTTTACAACGCCTTTTATGAGCCACTTTGTTCTTTCTAATTTTATATCACCAAAACGTAATGAATTTAATTGTGCAATAGGACGAGCACCCATTGTAAAAATATCTCTGTTTATTCCACCAACACCCGTTGCTGCGCCTTGGTATGGCTCTAATGCAGAAGGGTGGTTGTGCGATTCAATTTTAAAAGCACACGCCAATCCATCACCAATATCAACCAATCCGGCATTTTCTTCTCCGGCTTTGGCAAGCATGTGCGGGCCATCTTTAGGTAATGTTTTAAGCCAAGTAATAGAGTTTTTGTAGGAGCAATGTTCACTCCACATTACAGAATAGATGCTTAACTCTGTAAAATTGGGAGTTCTGCCTAAAATCTCTTTTATTTTTTCAAACTCTTCCGGAAGTAATTTTAATTTTTGCGCTTGCTCTACTGTTGCTAAGTCATGCTCTTTTACTTGCATAAATATCTTTTTTGTGTGCAAACAAATTTAATAGGATTAATGGTGTTATAGCTATTAAGATCTATATTTTTTTATCAACGTAACTACTTCTTTTGCTTCTTTTACATCGTGCACCCGAAGAATATCCGCTCCGTTTAATAAACAAATGGTGTTCAGCACTGATGTGCCGTTTAAAGCATTTTTTGGCAGCGTACCCAACACACTATTTATCATCGACTTTCTTGATACGCCTGTTAATAAAGGATATCCAAGCATTTTATAAACATGTAGGTTTTTTAAAATTTCATAATTATGGTCTACAGTTTTCCCAAATCCGAATCCGGGATCTACAATTATTTTATTAAACCCATGTAGGCTTAATTT is drawn from Bacteroidota bacterium and contains these coding sequences:
- a CDS encoding lycopene cyclase domain-containing protein, whose protein sequence is MNNLYLLLDLFVILGPLSLSFDKRVSFYEKWKYIFPAIACMMLIFIPWDSAFTYYGIWGFNDRYILGPTLFYLPIEEWLFFPATHYACLFIYECVGAYFKKDILDKYYKIVLALFVLVGIGCAILVPTQLYSSLKMGGAALVAAVVLFYYKPIWLNKFTAAFLLSILPFLLMNGLLTGAFIEQEIVWYNPNHIFNIRIGTIPVEDLFYNLFMLLTTVTFYEWFRKLY
- a CDS encoding DUF1653 domain-containing protein, which gives rise to MAGESKNQIKEYPEIGKVYKHYKGGKYEVLTLATHSENNETLVIYKSIHFGSVYARPLSMWFDTIVLSKENEPNVSVKRFTLC
- the purL gene encoding phosphoribosylformylglycinamidine synthase subunit PurL, with amino-acid sequence MQVKEHDLATVEQAQKLKLLPEEFEKIKEILGRTPNFTELSIYSVMWSEHCSYKNSITWLKTLPKDGPHMLAKAGEENAGLVDIGDGLACAFKIESHNHPSALEPYQGAATGVGGINRDIFTMGARPIAQLNSLRFGDIKLERTKWLIKGVVKGIGDYGNAFGIPTVGGEVFFDECFNVNPLVNAMSVGLVKVGETVSATSYGAGNPVFIVGSSTGKDGIHGASFASANLTEESAKDLPAVQVGDPFQEKLLLEASLEVIKTGAVIGMQDMGAAGITCSTSEMSAKGKHGMKIWLDKVPTRQANMLPFEILLSESQERMLIVVKKGMEEPVKKVFDKWDLNCVQIGEVIEGDILEYYMNNELVAQVPAESLVLGGGAPVYKRDYVEPAYYAAAKEFSIEQVKQPENLKDVATFLVSHPNIASKKWVYEQYDSMVGTINMSTNNPSDAAIVNIKDSNNALALKVDCNSRYVNADPEIGCAIAVSECARNIVCSGGEPSAVTNCLNFGNPYNPEVYWQFVGSIKGMSAACTKFKTPVTGGNVSFYNQSSYEGPVFPTPTIGMLGLIKDKKNITPIGFKKAGHLIYLIGESRNDISSSEYVYSFHNIKNTPAPYFNLDEEFNVQHATKALIRAGLIETAHDVSDGGLFVTLVESAFVNQLGFDISTDDMLRKDAFLFGESQSRIVVSVAQEKEDTFIEFMMNQEVEFNFIGEVTEKTIKVDEESWGEISNFKGKYESSLGELLRN